A segment of the Kwoniella shivajii chromosome 2, complete sequence genome:
GCCGATGTTTTCGATCTCTTGAACATCGTACCATACGTAAGAAAGTATAAGACGAGTGAGCCACTCCATCTATACGTTGAGAATGTGTAGTAGCTTATAGGAAACCTTGAAAGATCCTGTATCGGGTAAACCCTTAGAAACGAGTCagttgatcaagttgaacTTTGCCAAGGTAAGCTGAAGAAACCTAGATTCATTAACCAAACCGCAACATAGCTGATGTCTAGATGTTATAGAATGCCGAGGGAAACATGCACGATCCTATCACATATAAAGTATTCTCGCCACATATACACATAGTCTTCCTGAAAAATACCGTAAGTTTCCTTTCTGCTGGACACGGTGCgaagatgctgatgaagcttaTTCATAGGGAAATGTGTTCGACATGGCGTCATTACAGCTACTAGCTATAAAGCCTAAGACCTGGAGAGATTTGGTCAACGATGAACCTTTTAAGAGGGAAGATATAATAACGATACAAGATCCACAAAACCTTGCTGCTAGAGACTTGAGAGAATACGATTATGTCAAAAAGGATAAGAAAGTCAACGGTAAGTGTCAGGCTGCGTCCCTAATTCTTATCATGTATGGAGACAGAGCTGAACCGTTTGGTATCGTAGATGACGATATTGCTGGCGACCCCTTGAGAGGTATAAATGTTGATGCAGCAGGGGGAGCAAGCAAAGTATTGAGAATGATTGCAGAGAAGgtaattcagcttcatcactcgTAGCTTCGGGACGTGATAAGACAGCTAACAATACGACAGACAAGAGCAGAGCAATCGCCTGTGGCATCATCGTCCCCGAAAATGGCAGATCAAAACGACAAGAAGGAAGGTGTGATAGCCAAGCGAAAAGTGGAGCAATTAGCATGTACGTCTTACTGAACCCTAATCAACCCAGTTGGTTTATCGCTGAGCCATGTAACTCTTTAGACAACGCATCAAATTTCAGTTCGGGAAGAACAGCCGCATCTTTTACTAGTACTTCGTTGACACCGCAAGTGAAATCTGAACGAGCAatgtttgatgaggaagaatgTAAGTTATTCCAGTTCATTCTTATTTTCTAAGAAAGGTCGCGCAGACATAGCTTACATATGTTGATTCCCAGTCATGTTCGAGGAGATGTCACGTCCGACGAAAGAAAAGGATCGGTTAAAATCCAAGGCCTACGCCACGATATTAACGAATTTCGGAGGTTTGAATGTTGAGTTACACGGTGATAAAGCACCTAAAACAGTGTATAACTTCGTCCAATTGGCTAAACAAGGTTATTATGACAATGTCGTCTTCCATCGATTAATCCCTGGCTTCATGGTAAGTTAACATATTCCGATCGATGTTCCAACGCGATCGAAGGTCAGCTGATCAAGCATCTCTGTAGGTGCAAGGTGGTGATCCTACTGGAACAGGAAGAGGTGGACAATCATTTTGGGGTGAACCATTTAGAGATGAATATAGTGAAAAGGGAGCTTATAAGcatgatggaagaggtgtTCTGGTAAGTTTATATTCCTGTATTACCTATGGTTTTTCTGTCGTCAACAAAAAACTCACGCATTATTCAGTCAATGGCAAATAGCGGACCAAGAACGAACTCTTCgcaattcttcttcacgtTTAGGGAAACATCTCATCTGAATGGCAAACATACCGTTTTCGGTAAACTCgtaggaggtgaagatgttttagacaagattgaaagaataGCTGTTAGACCTGGAGGTGACAGACCTGCTAAAGATATCATAATACTAGGAGTTAACGTGTAAGTTTTCAACTATCGCACGATCACGATTGCGGAAAGGAAGCTTGTGTTACAATTACAATCAGGCTGATCTGGTTCAAACTTACACACAGTCTGCAAGATCCTTTCAAAGCATATCAAGAAAAGTTAAAAGCTAGATTAGCAAGGcaagatcaatcagatgaagCACTGCGTAAACGAGCAGtagcgaaagaagaaagagaaaaagataGAACGACATGGTTAGGTACTAATTTAGGTGTTAAAGGTGAAAACAAAGtagaaaaggagaagagaaagatagatGAAGTTTCAGGAGGTGTAGGTAAATATCTGGCCACAGCATCGAAATCTACTTCGGGAACCAAAGGATCTGTATCGGATGTTATGGATTTCGGaggggaaaagaagaaaaagaaagctgGTGGTTTTGGTGATTTCTCAGGTTGGTGAGAGGGCATCTTTATAACGAATCTTGTATGACATGAGAGATGTATTGCTATCATTGTTGTCTTCTTTGGTACATCCGATTGAGTTGGAGCAGGATATAAGAAAAAACCATGTTCGTACCAAACCTATGATTGTTCTTTCCACCCATTCATCAAGAGGATCTCTTTCACACTCACCTACAAAATTTGCCGTCAACGTCATTGGGTAATGACAGATTTTTCAAAGTCAGAGTTCAAGTTTGGTATTCCATTGATAATCAGTATTCACGCGCGGAGTTTGGCGAGTTATGGAGATTCCATAGTTTTTGGTTTTCACAACCAGGTTGACTGAGTGACTAGCCTACAGGAAGATCGGGACGGATAGTCAAATGCTAGAGATCTAAATCAGATAAGAGATGCCAGGTTTGAGGCTGCTGAGTGAGATGGCAAGGTTTCGAATATATTATTGAGGCTCAGGAGAGGATACCCTTGCGTGTTCATTAGGTCTGAATGAGATAGGTAATGAGATCAAGAGTTACTTAGGATGTGGATAGTTCAGGTCTACATGGATATCACGATACAGGTGAGGTAAAATGAGTAACGGAATGAATGCAAATCCCGTAGGAATACCGATACAGTCGATGTAGGTCGTGAGACGACATGATGAGAATCTGAGCATGAAGATTGGCGGATTGGTATGGTCTTTCACATCCGAGATTGAGCTGAGGTCGATGTGCGATATGTTCACAATATGAGTTGCTAATGACTGTCAGAATAATCGGGAGAGGTTAGCATCTTGAAGGAACTCGTCTGTGAGGGAGGAAAACGTAAGGTTGTTGTGGAAGGGAGAGATGTCACACGACCTCCTAGCAGTAGTCGTGTGATTTGAACGGAGTATAGTCGATGCATTCTTTAATGGCATGTTAGTGTCGTTGAAAGAACAAGACTAGGGAGAAAGAGCAGTATGTGGTATACATTTGAATGCCgggtatatatgtatgtatgtatgtatgtatgcaggaaaaagaagatggaagaacgaGGATGCTGGCGCCCCTTCTCAGAGGAGGAAAGGGCGGGTTTACAGGAGGTCGAAGTCATCAAGCTATCGAATTGTTTGTCAACCTGAGTGCACATACATGGTCCCATTCCGTAGGTGTTTTGAAAGGGATCCAGGGTGTCGATAATTAAATGAACAGTTCAGTAACAGGACTCACCTCATCGTTGTACTTCGCTATCGTCCTCTTTCTAGCACTTGTATCTACCCAAGTGATGAAATCTTCCATATGACGAGTGATCATCATTGCTGGATCAGTCACTGGACTTGGTCCTACTCGAATGTGACCTTGTTCGATTGTTTGTACAGCCTACATCGTGATCTTACAGTCAGCTTAAAGCCATGTGGGATTGGCACATAAAGTGAGATATATGAGAATATAACGAGgacaaggaagatgaagggaaaagaTAAACGTACATCAGAGACCGTTTCGGACATCTTCAATCTAGCTACTACAACAGCTAATCTCCTTCTAGCCAATGAAGACACAGTCACTTTGTTTTCGATATCAGATGGTTTAGCTCCCACATCTATTCATACAGAAACAGAGATGGTGAGTTAGCACCGAGTTTGCAAGTTTTATTATGGTTTGAGAATGACATACCTAGAATTCCCATATCGTACAATTTATTCAATATCTCCGTCTCTCTTTGTTCCCTATATGGATCTTTTGCAGGTAACAATGACAGCTTATGTATAAGTGAACGTAATGAACCGCAAATTTTGTTATATCTGACAatcacgatgaagatgcgtTATCTCATTAGCCGTGCTCCACATGTTGAGAGGTGTTCAGAAACTAGGAAACAAGTTTACTCACTTGTGGTAGTCTTCTCTATCTTGTATATGATACTTTCTCATtactttgatttctctcaAGGACGCATCTTGTTTCCACTAGGAGCGATCATTGACCATTCTGATGTCAGTTCAAAATTCTTTGCAGTGAAGGGAGAGGACAAGGAAGACTTTCCACCCGGATTGACCAAACTTCGCCTACTTACATTGAGGAAATCAACTTTTTTAAGCAATTTTTGCTCGTGATGCTTCAGCTGTCTCATTTTGATTCTACTTGCTGGCTAGTGCTTGTATATAGGGTAGATGATGGAATGTTTGAAGACGATATCAATGTGAATTGTATTTCCAAATGATGAACAATAATGGTGCAACAGTGACAAAAAAAGGGGGGAATCAAAATTCTCGAAAATGGGATAAAATGCGCCAATTACACCAAAAAAGTTGAATATtaaactcaaactcaaaaACCACTTCAATCCATATCATTTTACAACGatccttccttctcttctttctcccaaCTCTCCCTTGATATCAAAAGTCATCTCCTCagtatcacctctttccacGTAGATATCCTCAGAAGCACCGATTGGGTCTGTTTCCATCGCAATAAAACCCACAGACAGAAGCAAGTGACCTCTTCAACCTCCTTgtccatcaatcaatcaatcaacccTTTCGGATCCGCAAACTTACTCCACTAAAAAAGAGTCGAGTTCCCATTTTCACCGCAACACCGAATCTTTTTAGCGCATACTTCCCGCGAGGTGTATACGCATTTCGGAGAAGGTCAACTAGGCTGTCAATTCAGTGAAAGGAAGGGTGAGAGAGGTGTTCAGCGGGTGGCAAGGATTTCTGATCTCatcagaaaaagaaaagggtcATCTTGTCATTTACGAAATAAAAGAAGGTAAGCTTGATCCTTCCATTTCATTTAGTCAAACCTCATCAATACCCATCCTGACATCATTTCTGATGAAAGTACCCCGGCAGTCCCGCTCCAGGTATACGTTCTTCCATTGCTTTCATACCCAGTAGATATTTGATAGTCAGAAGCAGTATCAGAAGACTTCAGTCAAATAGGAAGGTCTTCTTCAACGTGAGTTCAAACGTCAAACTTTCGTCATCAATCTTTCGCTTTCTACCAGAAGTCCCATGTCATCAAACCTACCATTCACACTCTGCTCCACATGATATACATTCTCAACTTGAAGTCTTTTGTTATCATCGCTTCTTGGCCTGGCCAGGTTCCGGTGCTCGGTCATCCTATGACATATACCCTCATCATTACCCcgctttcttcatcattcgCTCTCTGCCCAGCTGCCTATATCTTTCTACCTCCTTTCTACCTCGTCCCCTTTACCTTTCAGGGTGTCTCTCTTGTCATGCCCTCCGTATCTCTCTACAACATAGTCCGTCTCTACTCCCATGCAAACTGTTGAAATAGCGCTGACTTGATTATTTCACCTCTCCCTCTTTTTCCATGGTCTTTTCCGTCACATACCAATCTTGAAATCTTCAATAACTCTCTATTCACCTCGTTCTACCACTATGATCGCAGTTCAGTTTTCCCCACCTTCTTTGTCAGCTTTTCCCGTTTTAGCTCCCCATCTTCTACCATCTACCATGCCGACCTCTCAGCAGGTCATCAATGGACAACAACCATCAGCATTTAATGCTCTTGGTTCATATGCCGATagaatcaaagatatcaatgGCAATCCCACCAAACTTACAGCTGTTCCCGGACCATCCTCTAGTAATACCACCAAAATTAATACGTCAAAAACTTCCTCGCCTGCTCCATCAACagctccatcatcatcgtcttcaacgGTGAAAGCACGtgaaccaaaatcaacatctACGCAGACATCGGTTCCAAAGCCAAGTCAATCGCAAGTGCAGGAACATGACGAACAATGGGAAACGGTAAAATCCAGCAGACAACGTATCAAGcaacaggaagaaaaggagaaacaTGGTAGTAACTCGAAAAATTGGAGAGACAGATCACATCGTGAAGGTGCCAAGCAGAAAAATGGTGATGATACCGAAAAGAAGAGTAGTCATGGCCATGGCAAATCAAGTAAAAAAAGTGGAACTCACACAACTCTTTCAAACCCTACTCCAGCTATCGTCGAAAACAACGATAAACCAGCTTCAACAACTTCAGCTCCCACCAAACCCGCTTGGACCGCCTTGACTCAACCTACTCAAACTACATCAACGCCCAAAGATGATGTCCCAAATCAATCCGAGACTGCTAAAGACACCACTCAGCAGGGTAGTACGGTACCTTCGTCCCCTTCACTGAATGGTACAACTGTGACTGCCAATTCTGCTTCTGTACCGCCATCTATAGGTTCACCACATCTATCATCCGAAACAGCCTCAACGTCAACTGCATCTACTAGTGTTCTTTCAAAGGCTGTCGACAAActtgaggaagatggaagttggCGAGCTAGAACCAAATCCAATGTGGAAGAACGGGCACaacctgctcctgctcctacaACCGCTCAACCCGTGCAAgctgctcctcctccttcagtAAATGCATGGGAGTTGAGGAAAAAACTAATAACGCCTGTCGCTCATTCATCAACAAGTGGTGCACCAAGTCAAGCGAAACAATTGTCAAGTGGTCCCGCCAAGGACTCGACTCAAAGACCAGTGCTTAATGGTCAtgcgaaagaagaagctagtagcaaaagcaagaaaaagACATCTGCTCGTGCTGTCTCGTCTGCAGCACTCCCATCTATCAACGATGCCACCCTATGGCCAGATGTGAGTCAAGCCGCTGTGGTTGTAAAAGTGACCGAAGACAAAAGGGAGAAGCCTAAAGAGAAATCTGGTCAAGAAGATGCCAGTGTCACGGAAGATGGTGCAACTGGTACAAGCAATAGTAGTGAGTGGACTGGAAGCAGACGAGGAGCGATCCGTGCTGACAAGTGTATTTTAGAAAAACCAAAGTGGACCCCAATCCCAGCTTCTGAGCTGCTGGCAGCTGTCGATCAAGCCGCAGATGCGACTCGTAGACAAAATCGTGCTGAGGTCAATGCGAAGAAGAGAGCGGAAGCCTCAAAAGGTGAGGGTGAACCTTTAGCAGCAGGAACAAAGGGCGGAAGATCTAAAAAGGGTGTCGTGATTCCTAGtgaagggaagaagggtgGAGTCAAAGCTGGAATTGCTGGTTCGACAACTGAAGCGAAAGCTCCCTCGATACAGACTAGTTCACAGGGTGTTCAGAATGCAATACAGGCGAACGGAGAACCGGTGTCGAACGAACTTGTCAGGGAAAACGATACTGTTGGAGTCcagaagggagagaagaatgaCGAAAATTCCGCTGTTCCCTCTTCACAAACTACCGGCGAGACTAAAGTTGTCTCACCTCGAAAAGATGACGCACAGTTGTCATCGCCTAATGGTACTGCTCCCAACATGCGACTTGGTAGTGGTCCATTACAATCTCGTCCTATGACAGGAAGCAGTACCGcacctcttcctcaacacGCCTTCAACCCTGCAAACAATCACAACCTTCCCCGAGTCCCCCGAGGACGAGATGCAAGGGGCTCATTCAAcggtagaggaagaggtggattcAGAAGCAACTCTGCCATGGTACACAAAGCTCATGGGTTTGGTTCACCACCTCTAGGAGGAGCTTCAGGACTTCCAATAGATGGATTCgcaaatggaaatggtctCCAAAGAGGATTTGGAGGATTCCAAAGCTTCTACCCCGTTCAAGGATATGGTCAGGTCCAAGCTGGAGCAGGAATATATGATCCTACACAAGCTCAATATGGAGCAGTCTATAGAGCTGGATTACCGCCTCCCCCAATGCCTCAGACTGTAGTGCCTAATCTTGACGCTACAAGATTTTACGTCCTTGGTCAGGTGAGTGTTCGACCTGGTGTAGTACCACTTAAGACCGCGCCGCTGACCGATTGGTAACCATTTAGGTCGAGTATTACTTCAGTATGCAAAATCTTGCTATGGACTTCTTCCTACG
Coding sequences within it:
- a CDS encoding peptidyl-prolyl cis-trans isomerase-like 2, which translates into the protein MGHNSDKMYVTHSEHSSGSHTASSTGKRVESGKSEFLRLPFDSCALSLQPFKNPVAVIADTEPGETPRADVFDLLNIVPYVRKYKTNPVSGKPLETSQLIKLNFAKNAEGNMHDPITYKVFSPHIHIVFLKNTGNVFDMASLQLLAIKPKTWRDLVNDEPFKREDIITIQDPQNLAARDLREYDYVKKDKKVNDDDIAGDPLRGINVDAAGGASKVLRMIAEKTRAEQSPVASSSPKMADQNDKKEGVIAKRKVEQLAYNASNFSSGRTAASFTSTSLTPQVKSERAMFDEEEFMFEEMSRPTKEKDRLKSKAYATILTNFGGLNVELHGDKAPKTVYNFVQLAKQGYYDNVVFHRLIPGFMVQGGDPTGTGRGGQSFWGEPFRDEYSEKGAYKHDGRGVLSMANSGPRTNSSQFFFTFRETSHLNGKHTVFGKLVGGEDVLDKIERIAVRPGGDRPAKDIIILGVNVLQDPFKAYQEKLKARLARQDQSDEALRKRAVAKEEREKDRTTWLGTNLGVKGENKVEKEKRKIDEVSGGVGKYLATASKSTSGTKGSVSDVMDFGGEKKKKKAGGFGDFSGW